A genomic stretch from Acidobacteriota bacterium includes:
- a CDS encoding ribokinase, protein MNMPGILAAFHGLKALVIGDICLDRWCSYDPASSEPSRETGIPRLGVVSTEVTPGGGGTVANNLAALGAGQVEVIGIRGDDGFGFELRQALAARGICADRMVKIQDWQTFTYTKLLNSSTEEEDQPRVDFISTRPLPTDAEQEVIENILWAVPLFDVILVADQAETSAGGVITPAVRDLLIHLAEKYPQKIFLADSRKRLHFFRKVVLKPNRDEAEAASQSLFGRVDFSALRRHLEAKVLIVTHGPKGALITWDRGEAWAETRPVEKPIDICGAGDSFAAACALTLAATGDPVAAARLGNLAASVTIMKRGTGTASPEEILAAEEGQSA, encoded by the coding sequence ATGAACATGCCTGGAATTCTCGCGGCCTTTCACGGCCTCAAGGCCCTGGTGATCGGTGACATCTGCCTCGACCGCTGGTGTAGCTATGACCCGGCCAGCTCCGAACCTTCCCGCGAGACGGGCATTCCGCGCCTGGGCGTCGTTTCAACCGAGGTGACTCCGGGTGGCGGGGGAACGGTGGCAAACAATCTGGCTGCTCTCGGCGCAGGTCAGGTTGAAGTGATCGGCATCCGAGGTGATGACGGCTTTGGGTTCGAGCTGAGACAAGCTCTCGCCGCCCGCGGAATCTGCGCAGACCGCATGGTGAAAATCCAGGACTGGCAGACCTTCACTTACACAAAACTGCTGAACAGCAGCACCGAAGAAGAAGACCAGCCACGCGTCGATTTCATTTCAACCCGGCCGTTACCTACGGATGCAGAGCAGGAGGTAATCGAAAATATTTTATGGGCCGTTCCCCTCTTCGACGTCATCCTTGTCGCCGATCAGGCAGAAACCAGCGCAGGAGGGGTTATCACGCCGGCGGTGCGCGATTTGCTCATCCATCTCGCAGAAAAATATCCGCAAAAGATTTTCCTGGCCGATTCCCGCAAGCGACTTCACTTTTTCCGCAAGGTAGTCCTGAAACCCAATCGCGACGAAGCGGAAGCCGCCAGCCAAAGTCTTTTCGGGAGAGTCGACTTCTCCGCCCTCCGGCGGCATCTTGAGGCAAAAGTCCTGATTGTTACCCACGGCCCGAAAGGCGCTTTGATAACGTGGGATAGAGGGGAGGCGTGGGCAGAAACCCGTCCGGTTGAAAAGCCAATCGACATTTGTGGGGCAGGAGACAGTTTTGCCGCAGCTTGCGCCCTCACGCTGGCCGCCACCGGCGATCCTGTTGCCGCGGCACGCCTGGGTAACCTTGCGGCGTCAGTGACCATTATGAAAAGAGGGACCGGCACCGCCTCGCCTGAAGAAATCCTCGCCGCCGAAGAGGGCCAATCAGCCTAG
- the nadB gene encoding L-aspartate oxidase, whose amino-acid sequence MSDKSEHVDYLILGAGIAGLRAAIELADSAHVLILTKGEIYESSTEHAQGGIAAALAEDDEVYLHLQDTLQAGDGLCREDAVKILVEQGPHEIKKLIDWGMEFDREGTKLAFTREGAHSRSRVLHAHGDSTGAQILRALMAKVKPLPTIKIRPHTFVTDLLLDRTKVAGVNYIDAKSSRLRTIEAGAVVLATGGLGQVYKETTNPDVACGDGVAIAYRSGALLSDMEFVQFHPTALYAKGAPRFLLSEALRGEGGILRNIDLHRFMPHYHDACELAPRDIVSRAIVMEMRKTGTEFVYLDLTGLKEDHVKNRFPRIYATCLQYGLDITTDLLPVRPAAHYAMGGVATDLNGKTSLEGLYAAGEVAATGVHGANRLASNSLLEGLVFGARAGASARRHSCHSDSKTEAAKPNASEPKTGLHAKLHSSPPPADISQIVKQLREILWDKVGIIREQAALSAAVLRLGELSIPEPVPFDRPCQEARNMLTVARLIAGSSLARRESRGAHYRTDMPFKDDSTPPRHSFVRKDSPVSFDQNLPAGFSGKSATSHQ is encoded by the coding sequence ATGAGCGATAAAAGCGAGCACGTTGATTATCTGATCCTTGGTGCGGGCATCGCCGGACTGCGCGCCGCAATTGAATTGGCTGATTCTGCTCATGTTCTTATCCTGACCAAAGGAGAAATCTACGAATCGAGCACCGAGCACGCGCAGGGCGGCATTGCCGCGGCGCTCGCCGAGGATGACGAAGTGTACCTCCATCTTCAGGATACCTTGCAGGCCGGCGATGGCCTGTGCCGTGAAGATGCCGTGAAGATTCTTGTAGAGCAGGGTCCGCATGAAATCAAGAAGCTGATCGACTGGGGCATGGAGTTTGACCGCGAAGGGACCAAATTGGCATTCACGCGCGAAGGAGCACACAGCCGCTCGCGCGTTCTGCACGCCCATGGTGATTCGACTGGAGCCCAGATCCTGCGGGCGCTCATGGCCAAAGTGAAGCCACTCCCCACCATTAAAATCCGGCCGCACACCTTTGTTACCGATCTGCTGCTGGATAGGACAAAAGTTGCCGGAGTCAACTACATTGACGCAAAGTCCTCACGCCTGCGGACTATCGAGGCCGGCGCTGTGGTGCTGGCAACGGGCGGCCTGGGACAAGTTTATAAGGAAACCACTAACCCCGATGTTGCATGCGGTGACGGTGTTGCCATTGCTTACCGCTCCGGCGCGCTGCTGAGCGATATGGAATTCGTTCAGTTTCACCCCACCGCGCTCTACGCGAAAGGCGCCCCGCGATTCCTGCTGTCTGAGGCGCTGCGGGGTGAGGGCGGCATCCTGAGAAACATCGATCTGCACCGCTTTATGCCTCACTATCATGACGCGTGCGAGCTTGCGCCCCGGGACATCGTTTCCCGCGCTATCGTCATGGAGATGCGCAAGACCGGGACAGAGTTCGTTTATCTTGACCTGACGGGATTGAAAGAAGACCACGTCAAGAACCGGTTTCCAAGGATTTATGCAACCTGCCTGCAATACGGCCTGGACATTACGACCGATCTATTGCCGGTGCGCCCTGCCGCCCATTACGCCATGGGCGGGGTTGCCACTGACCTCAACGGCAAGACATCGCTCGAGGGTCTCTATGCGGCCGGCGAAGTGGCTGCCACGGGAGTTCATGGCGCCAACCGCCTTGCCAGTAATTCCCTGCTGGAGGGGCTGGTTTTTGGAGCGCGCGCCGGCGCGAGCGCCCGCAGGCATTCCTGCCATTCAGACTCCAAAACTGAGGCAGCAAAGCCTAATGCCAGCGAGCCCAAAACAGGTCTGCATGCAAAGCTCCATTCATCGCCGCCTCCCGCCGATATCTCGCAGATCGTTAAGCAACTCCGCGAAATTCTATGGGACAAAGTTGGGATCATCCGCGAGCAGGCGGCGCTGAGTGCGGCGGTACTCCGGCTTGGAGAACTCTCTATTCCAGAACCGGTCCCGTTTGACCGACCCTGCCAGGAAGCTCGGAACATGCTGACCGTTGCACGCCTGATTGCTGGATCCTCCCTGGCCCGAAGAGAAAGCCGTGGCGCCCACTATCGCACGGACATGCCGTTTAAGGACGATTCAACGCCCCCCCGCCATTCCTTCGTCAGGAAAGACTCCCCGGTTTCCTTCGACCAGAATCTGCCAGCTGGTTTCAGTGGAAAATCGGCGACTTCCCATCAATAG
- the tatC gene encoding twin-arginine translocase subunit TatC, whose translation MSFLEHLEELRQRLVRSAISVFVGFMVCFYFSDNIYGLLAKPLTDTLQGLHMADKLVYTNPVDPFNLYIKLSIVGGIFLASPYILLQLWLFISPGLYRHEKRYIWPFVGLTSGLFFAGGFFAYRFAFPAALKFLLEFGHRFTPMITIHEYWSLALTIILGVGVVFELPVVILLLSIFGIVTPKFLLKNIRYAVIITAVVAAALAPTPDWTTLFMFWMPLVGLYVVSIGLSWLVYFRKDWKQRHEKA comes from the coding sequence ATGTCGTTCCTCGAACATCTCGAGGAACTTCGGCAGAGGCTGGTTCGCAGCGCCATCTCCGTCTTCGTCGGCTTCATGGTCTGCTTCTATTTTTCCGACAATATCTACGGCCTGCTTGCCAAGCCGCTCACAGACACGCTTCAAGGTCTGCACATGGCAGACAAGTTGGTCTACACCAACCCTGTTGACCCTTTCAATCTCTATATCAAATTGTCCATTGTGGGCGGCATTTTTCTGGCCTCGCCTTACATCCTGCTCCAGTTGTGGTTGTTTATCTCTCCCGGCCTCTACCGGCATGAGAAGCGTTACATCTGGCCGTTCGTGGGGCTGACGAGCGGCCTGTTTTTTGCGGGCGGCTTCTTTGCGTACCGTTTCGCTTTCCCAGCAGCCCTGAAGTTTCTGCTGGAATTCGGTCACCGCTTCACGCCCATGATTACCATTCATGAGTATTGGAGCCTCGCGCTGACCATCATCCTGGGTGTCGGCGTCGTTTTCGAGTTGCCTGTCGTCATTCTGCTTCTTTCGATCTTCGGAATTGTCACTCCAAAATTCCTGCTGAAAAATATCCGTTATGCGGTGATTATTACAGCCGTGGTGGCTGCAGCGCTTGCACCCACGCCAGATTGGACCACCCTGTTCATGTTCTGGATGCCGCTGGTTGGCCTTTACGTTGTCAGCATCGGCCTCTCATGGCTCGTCTATTTCCGGAAAGACTGGAAGCAGCGGCATGAGAAGGCATAG
- the ubiE gene encoding bifunctional demethylmenaquinone methyltransferase/2-methoxy-6-polyprenyl-1,4-benzoquinol methylase UbiE: MKSLTVEGASVGTRADEQATASTVRSMFAAVAPRYDLLNHLLSVGFDIRWRRATVRALKPVLAKSSSVVADLCCGTGDLALALRQGSSGTVIGTDFCHPMLRRAREKSARRAKDTTFVEADTLRLPFRDASLDALTIAFGFRNLANYRRGVQEIRRVLHQGGMVAILEFSHVIWPVFGPLFRVYFRRILPRLGQWISGVEGPYQYLPDSVLRFPDQEALADLLRQEGFRSVRYRNFTGGVAALHLGEKA; the protein is encoded by the coding sequence ATGAAATCATTGACGGTCGAAGGCGCCAGCGTAGGTACGAGGGCGGACGAGCAGGCCACAGCCTCCACTGTGCGGAGCATGTTTGCCGCCGTGGCGCCGCGCTATGACCTGCTCAATCACCTGCTCTCCGTTGGTTTTGACATCCGGTGGCGGCGAGCAACTGTGAGGGCGCTCAAGCCCGTCCTGGCAAAATCCTCTTCCGTAGTAGCTGATCTTTGCTGTGGCACTGGAGACTTGGCACTGGCTTTAAGGCAGGGATCGTCAGGGACGGTAATAGGGACTGATTTCTGCCATCCCATGCTGCGAAGGGCCAGGGAGAAGTCGGCACGCCGGGCAAAAGACACAACTTTTGTGGAAGCCGACACGCTTCGGCTCCCTTTCCGCGATGCCTCGCTTGACGCGCTGACCATCGCCTTTGGTTTTCGCAATCTGGCAAATTACAGGCGGGGTGTTCAGGAGATACGGCGGGTGCTGCATCAGGGCGGAATGGTGGCCATCCTGGAGTTTTCGCACGTTATCTGGCCGGTGTTTGGACCGCTGTTTCGGGTATACTTTCGCCGTATTCTTCCACGGCTTGGACAGTGGATATCGGGAGTTGAAGGGCCGTACCAGTACCTTCCCGATTCGGTGTTGCGTTTTCCGGACCAGGAAGCTCTTGCAGATCTGCTTCGTCAGGAGGGGTTCAGGAGCGTGCGTTATCGAAACTTTACAGGTGGTGTCGCAGCCCTGCATCTGGGCGAAAAGGCGTAG
- a CDS encoding DUF309 domain-containing protein produces MEHVFREGIRLFNAEQYFEAHEALEPVWLKAKGDREAFLHGLIQIAAAFHHYMRGNRAGFCSLLEKGCAKLDPLGAEFEDADLAAFMLQLQQWRQHLRAPSLPAPPLPQIKLIGKPERG; encoded by the coding sequence ATGGAGCACGTGTTTCGGGAAGGCATCCGGCTGTTCAACGCAGAGCAATACTTTGAAGCTCATGAAGCGCTTGAACCCGTCTGGCTGAAAGCGAAGGGTGATCGCGAAGCATTCCTGCACGGCCTTATCCAGATTGCAGCGGCCTTTCATCACTACATGCGCGGAAATCGTGCCGGTTTCTGCTCGCTGCTGGAGAAGGGCTGCGCAAAGCTTGATCCGCTGGGCGCAGAATTTGAGGACGCCGACCTCGCCGCTTTCATGCTTCAGCTTCAGCAGTGGCGACAACATCTTCGCGCGCCTTCCCTCCCCGCACCACCTTTGCCTCAAATCAAATTGATTGGCAAGCCAGAGCGTGGCTGA
- a CDS encoding MBL fold metallo-hydrolase: MKLLNLEFTRIAHDTFRIAGSKVIYTDPFKVSKEDKADIILLSHEHFDHLSVEDLNRVCTPETTIVASSSCKAGLQKVKVKEKHFIEPGMKLNVNHIAIEAVPAYNVNKFREPGKLFHPKDLKGVGFVFKMDETRVYHAGDTDFIPEMKSIQCDIALLPVSGTYVMTVEEAAKAAQTINPRIAVPMHYAAIVGSDDDAKKFKQIVTNCEVQII, from the coding sequence ATGAAGCTTCTGAATCTTGAATTCACGCGGATCGCGCATGACACCTTCAGGATTGCAGGTTCGAAGGTGATCTATACCGACCCATTCAAAGTGTCCAAAGAGGACAAGGCCGACATTATTCTACTGAGTCACGAACACTTTGACCATCTGAGCGTCGAGGACCTCAACAGAGTCTGCACGCCCGAAACCACAATTGTAGCAAGCTCATCATGCAAGGCGGGCCTGCAGAAGGTGAAGGTAAAAGAAAAGCATTTCATCGAGCCGGGTATGAAACTGAACGTTAACCATATAGCGATTGAGGCCGTTCCAGCCTACAACGTCAACAAGTTTCGGGAACCTGGCAAGCTCTTCCACCCTAAAGACCTCAAGGGAGTTGGTTTTGTATTCAAAATGGACGAAACTCGCGTCTATCACGCAGGGGACACGGACTTCATTCCGGAAATGAAATCCATACAGTGTGATATTGCCTTGTTGCCGGTATCGGGAACGTACGTGATGACGGTGGAAGAAGCGGCAAAGGCTGCGCAAACAATCAATCCCAGGATCGCGGTTCCCATGCACTATGCCGCCATAGTTGGGAGCGACGACGATGCAAAGAAGTTCAAGCAGATCGTGACGAACTGCGAAGTTCAGATTATCTGA
- a CDS encoding MarC family protein, which produces MADAVKVFFLLLTALFPIVDPLSGSPIFLALTQQYSPETRRGLAWRVALNSLYLMVGSYFIGANVLKFFGVSLPVVQVGGGLVVVAMGWGTLMQEAVTDVSRKTIQNPDVFHRAFYPLTLPLTVGPGSISVAVTLGANSTHRYGLHILLIISALLAMGLISISIGLCYGFADRLARRLGKTSMTVIVRLSAFLLVCIGVQIMWNGISALLLSVRFLIR; this is translated from the coding sequence ATGGCCGATGCGGTCAAAGTTTTCTTTCTGCTTCTCACCGCGCTTTTCCCAATCGTCGACCCACTGAGCGGAAGCCCTATCTTCCTGGCTCTGACGCAGCAGTACTCGCCGGAAACGCGCCGGGGCCTTGCATGGCGCGTCGCCCTCAACAGCTTGTACTTGATGGTCGGCTCCTATTTTATTGGGGCGAATGTCCTCAAATTCTTTGGCGTATCGCTGCCGGTGGTGCAGGTTGGCGGAGGGTTAGTGGTGGTCGCAATGGGCTGGGGGACGCTGATGCAAGAGGCTGTGACTGACGTGTCGCGCAAAACGATCCAGAACCCGGACGTATTCCATCGCGCCTTCTACCCTCTCACGCTGCCACTGACAGTAGGCCCAGGCTCAATTTCCGTTGCAGTCACCTTGGGCGCCAACTCGACACACCGCTATGGACTCCACATCTTGCTTATTATATCGGCGCTCCTGGCGATGGGTCTGATCAGTATCAGCATTGGTCTGTGCTATGGGTTCGCGGACCGTCTGGCTCGAAGGCTTGGGAAGACATCCATGACAGTTATCGTTCGGCTTTCTGCCTTTCTGTTGGTTTGTATTGGCGTTCAAATTATGTGGAATGGGATCAGCGCATTGCTTTTGTCAGTCCGATTTTTGATTCGGTAG
- a CDS encoding nuclear transport factor 2 family protein, with product MIKQSQFKSAEQAMRQINRAWLDGKVEDLAPRLHSDIVMVLRGWTGRVRGKQGFLAGFREFLQSSRIHEFNEQDIQVDVAGNAAVVTFRYEMVYERSNARFRSTGRDLWVLQHQGNSWIAVWRTMLEVEENPA from the coding sequence ATGATCAAGCAATCCCAATTCAAGTCTGCGGAGCAGGCCATGCGTCAAATCAATCGTGCGTGGCTTGATGGCAAGGTCGAAGACCTTGCGCCAAGGTTGCACTCGGATATTGTCATGGTTCTCCGAGGATGGACAGGGCGCGTTCGGGGAAAGCAGGGATTTCTGGCCGGCTTTCGGGAATTTCTTCAAAGTTCAAGAATCCACGAATTCAATGAACAGGATATTCAAGTCGATGTGGCCGGCAATGCGGCCGTTGTCACCTTTCGGTATGAGATGGTCTACGAGCGCTCTAACGCCCGATTCCGTTCAACGGGCCGGGACCTTTGGGTGCTTCAGCACCAGGGCAACTCCTGGATTGCCGTCTGGAGAACGATGCTCGAAGTCGAGGAAAACCCCGCGTAG
- a CDS encoding HAD family hydrolase: protein MIECLHPGSSARRTRVVLFDFDGTLSLLRAGWIDVMVPMMVEILSELKTGESEAELQTLVKDYVARLTGKQTIYQMIELANQVKLRGAQPLEPLAYKNVYHDRLMGKIYHRREALRQRKEPPDKYLVPGARALLDSLKARGFRLYCASGTDHTYTVEEAEMLQITPYFDGGIYGALDDYKSFSKAMLIQKMIGSMECRGDELLGFGDGYVEVRNVKEVGGIAVGVATDEPKCHEVDKWKRDRLAGVGADYIIPNYLRRDELLETLFPE, encoded by the coding sequence ATGATTGAGTGTCTTCATCCCGGTTCATCAGCGAGGCGGACGCGGGTGGTCCTATTCGATTTTGACGGCACACTCTCGCTGCTCCGGGCGGGATGGATTGACGTTATGGTTCCCATGATGGTTGAGATTCTCTCGGAACTGAAGACCGGAGAAAGCGAAGCGGAACTCCAGACGCTGGTAAAAGATTATGTTGCTCGATTGACCGGCAAGCAGACGATCTACCAGATGATTGAACTCGCCAACCAGGTGAAGTTGCGCGGCGCGCAGCCGCTCGAGCCGCTGGCCTACAAGAACGTGTATCATGACCGCCTGATGGGGAAAATCTACCACCGGCGCGAAGCATTGCGGCAGAGGAAAGAACCGCCTGACAAGTATCTCGTTCCGGGCGCCCGGGCGCTGCTCGACTCGCTCAAGGCGCGCGGATTCAGGCTCTACTGCGCCAGCGGCACAGACCACACTTACACGGTTGAAGAAGCCGAAATGCTCCAGATCACGCCCTACTTCGATGGCGGAATTTACGGCGCCCTGGACGACTACAAGAGTTTTTCAAAGGCGATGCTGATCCAAAAGATGATCGGCTCCATGGAATGCCGCGGTGACGAACTGCTGGGGTTTGGCGACGGCTACGTGGAGGTCAGGAACGTCAAGGAAGTTGGAGGCATTGCGGTCGGCGTGGCCACAGACGAACCCAAGTGTCACGAAGTTGACAAATGGAAGCGTGACCGCCTGGCCGGCGTAGGTGCAGACTACATCATTCCCAACTATCTCCGCCGCGACGAGCTTTTAGAAACCTTATTCCCTGAGTGA
- a CDS encoding M28 family peptidase, which yields MRRHSAVKLSSLIFLFSLLLIFLAHGWKAMAADTNVFNGGRAFADLQHLVSYGPRPVGSKALDASRAWIISQLEHSRCKVVQDNFVGATPMGNIPMVNLIGEIPGKEPKRIIMIAGHYDTKLENSFRFVGANDGGSSAAFLLEMARELAQAPHTPTYWIVFFDGEEALQTWSETDSLYGSRHFVQKLTADGELSRIEAMILVDMIGDAHLDIHWDQNSTGWLNKLVFGQADKLGYSSYFLRQPVAIDDDHVPFVGAGVSAVDLIDFDYGPNNSYWHSAQDMVEHCSPSSLTIVGRVVKAALSQLESSPRTQ from the coding sequence ATGAGAAGGCATAGCGCCGTAAAGCTTTCAAGTCTGATATTCCTATTCAGCCTTCTGTTAATTTTTCTGGCACATGGCTGGAAGGCCATGGCTGCAGATACCAATGTCTTTAATGGAGGCCGCGCCTTTGCGGACCTCCAGCATCTGGTCTCATACGGCCCGCGGCCCGTTGGCTCGAAGGCCCTCGATGCATCACGTGCATGGATCATCAGCCAACTGGAGCATTCCCGCTGCAAAGTCGTGCAGGACAATTTTGTTGGCGCCACTCCCATGGGGAACATCCCCATGGTGAATCTTATCGGTGAGATTCCCGGCAAAGAACCAAAGCGCATCATCATGATCGCGGGCCATTACGACACCAAGCTGGAGAATTCCTTCCGCTTTGTGGGCGCAAACGACGGAGGGTCAAGCGCCGCCTTTCTGCTTGAAATGGCGCGCGAACTGGCGCAGGCGCCGCATACGCCAACTTACTGGATCGTGTTTTTTGATGGCGAGGAAGCGCTCCAGACCTGGTCCGAGACCGACAGCCTCTATGGCAGCAGGCACTTTGTCCAGAAACTGACGGCGGACGGAGAGCTAAGCCGGATCGAGGCCATGATTCTTGTCGATATGATTGGGGATGCGCACCTGGATATCCACTGGGACCAGAACTCCACTGGCTGGCTGAATAAACTTGTCTTTGGACAAGCGGACAAGCTCGGCTACTCGAGCTACTTCCTTCGACAGCCTGTGGCGATTGACGATGATCACGTCCCCTTCGTTGGGGCGGGGGTCTCTGCCGTGGATTTGATTGACTTCGACTACGGTCCTAACAACAGTTACTGGCATTCGGCACAGGACATGGTCGAGCACTGCAGCCCTTCCAGCCTGACGATAGTCGGGCGGGTGGTCAAGGCGGCGCTCAGCCAGCTTGAAAGCTCTCCCCGTACCCAATGA
- the aroB gene encoding 3-dehydroquinate synthase, which produces MLCVFIDALEWTDQEHMRRLRVKSREFDYDIVAGHGAWSAFQRFPHRGYSSIFVLTERPLWKQWGATFLKTTGLTGPHEVFVPSGEKSKSIKMMERVAATLLKKSADRRSLLIAFGGGVVGDLGGFVASTYMRGIDYVQVPTTVVAQVDSAIGGKTAVNVGEMKNLIGTFAPPRLVLADPVVLKSLPPRTFLSGFYEVAKHAVISGPSLFSLMEKAAGRLRPGLDGALESLLVRAAHVKVNVVNRDEREADLRRLLNLGHTFGHALEEATAYMRFLHGEAVGWGLLCAVRLGVLLNMLDLKEAERISDLVRRIGPLPSLRDLSPAKIGKLFSRDKKAVAGQIHWVVPEKIGRVRIVSGVPIEAAVEAFRSVQLSETHD; this is translated from the coding sequence ATGCTATGTGTCTTCATTGATGCGCTGGAGTGGACAGATCAGGAGCACATGCGACGACTTCGAGTGAAATCCCGGGAGTTTGATTATGACATCGTGGCCGGACACGGCGCCTGGAGTGCATTTCAGCGCTTTCCACACCGAGGCTACTCGTCCATCTTCGTGTTGACGGAACGCCCGCTGTGGAAGCAGTGGGGAGCGACATTTTTGAAAACGACCGGGCTGACTGGTCCTCATGAGGTCTTTGTCCCATCGGGTGAAAAATCGAAGAGCATCAAAATGATGGAGCGGGTGGCCGCAACGCTGCTGAAGAAAAGCGCTGACAGAAGGTCTCTTCTAATTGCCTTTGGCGGCGGCGTGGTAGGAGATCTTGGCGGGTTTGTTGCTTCCACTTACATGCGCGGAATCGATTACGTTCAAGTGCCAACCACCGTGGTGGCCCAGGTTGACAGTGCCATTGGAGGCAAGACCGCCGTCAACGTCGGCGAGATGAAGAACCTGATCGGAACGTTTGCGCCGCCGCGCCTGGTGCTGGCGGACCCCGTGGTGTTGAAATCCCTGCCGCCGAGGACGTTCCTTTCCGGTTTCTACGAGGTTGCGAAACATGCCGTGATTTCCGGCCCTTCGTTGTTTTCCCTGATGGAAAAGGCAGCCGGCAGGCTGCGCCCGGGACTTGATGGTGCACTGGAATCGCTGCTGGTTCGCGCGGCTCATGTGAAGGTAAACGTTGTCAACCGGGATGAGCGTGAAGCTGACCTGCGCCGGCTCTTGAATCTGGGCCATACTTTTGGCCACGCGCTCGAAGAGGCGACGGCCTATATGCGGTTTCTTCACGGTGAGGCTGTGGGCTGGGGGCTGCTTTGCGCTGTGCGGCTGGGAGTGCTTTTGAACATGCTGGACCTGAAAGAAGCAGAACGGATCTCGGATCTGGTGCGGCGGATCGGCCCACTACCTTCTCTCCGCGACCTGTCTCCAGCGAAAATAGGGAAGCTGTTCTCGCGAGACAAGAAGGCGGTTGCGGGCCAGATCCATTGGGTGGTGCCGGAAAAGATCGGCAGAGTCAGAATTGTCAGTGGCGTTCCCATCGAAGCGGCGGTTGAAGCCTTCCGAAGTGTCCAGCTATCAGAGACCCATGATTAA
- a CDS encoding twin-arginine translocase TatA/TatE family subunit: MFSGGFTEVGFILFIAFLLFGPKKLPEIARILGKGMGELRRASNELKNSLEEEIRNLDRKDEEPSYSHHETHPYSQLEEEGFEHPAETHELNTESESSLEPAPEYGYDYSEPSQQEPEPRPRG; encoded by the coding sequence TTGTTCAGCGGCGGTTTCACTGAAGTCGGGTTTATTTTATTCATCGCCTTTCTTCTTTTCGGGCCGAAGAAGTTGCCAGAGATCGCGCGCATCCTCGGCAAGGGGATGGGAGAACTGCGCCGTGCTTCAAACGAGCTGAAGAACTCACTGGAAGAGGAGATTCGAAACCTCGACCGCAAGGACGAGGAACCCAGTTACTCTCATCACGAGACGCATCCCTATTCGCAATTAGAAGAGGAAGGCTTTGAACACCCGGCAGAGACGCACGAACTGAACACTGAGTCCGAAAGCAGTCTGGAGCCGGCTCCTGAGTATGGCTACGACTATTCAGAACCCTCCCAGCAGGAACCCGAACCACGGCCCCGAGGATGA